Proteins encoded together in one Prevotella scopos JCM 17725 window:
- a CDS encoding serine/threonine-protein kinase, giving the protein MSENKVPTNESVQTADAPVKASYTDYQVIPSHGYCMIVKCRKGDQTVVLKALKEEYRERQLLRNALKREFKQCQRLNHSGIVRYQGLVEVDGYRLCIEEEYVEGRTLQAYLKESHTDDEKIAIINQIADALRYAHSQGIAHRYLKPSNILVTTQGNYVKLIDFSALSPEDVKITPDTTRFMAPELKDETMAADGTADIYSLGTIMKVMGLTLAYSEIIKRCCAFKRSDRYSNIDEFLADLNNEGTSFKMPKIGKGAVMVALLVVVLGIVGVLIYNYGGTLVNQIGKVDVTSLFKSDAETAPEDTVKVAPTEQADSLSAEAEAPATGKLAFMNRMKPALYKDLDGIFEKNSADKAALNKAIKTYYRGLIHANDTLNNEQRAEVDRVFGDYVKQKKAALNK; this is encoded by the coding sequence ATGAGTGAAAACAAAGTCCCCACTAACGAGTCTGTACAGACTGCAGATGCACCAGTAAAGGCAAGTTATACTGATTATCAGGTTATTCCATCACATGGATATTGTATGATTGTGAAGTGTCGTAAAGGCGACCAAACGGTTGTTTTGAAGGCACTTAAGGAGGAATATCGTGAGCGTCAGCTGCTTCGTAATGCTTTGAAGCGTGAGTTTAAGCAGTGTCAACGACTCAATCACTCTGGTATTGTACGCTATCAAGGGCTGGTTGAGGTTGATGGTTACAGACTTTGTATTGAGGAGGAGTATGTCGAAGGCCGCACCTTACAGGCTTATCTCAAGGAGTCGCATACAGATGATGAGAAGATCGCAATCATTAATCAGATTGCTGATGCATTGCGTTATGCGCATAGTCAGGGTATCGCACACCGTTATTTGAAACCCTCTAACATCCTCGTTACAACGCAAGGTAATTATGTGAAGCTGATAGATTTCAGTGCTCTCTCACCTGAAGATGTGAAGATAACTCCTGACACAACTCGTTTTATGGCACCAGAGTTGAAGGATGAGACGATGGCAGCTGATGGTACGGCAGATATCTATTCACTCGGCACCATCATGAAGGTCATGGGACTTACATTGGCTTATAGTGAAATTATCAAGCGTTGTTGTGCCTTTAAGCGTAGCGACCGTTATTCAAACATCGATGAATTCTTGGCTGATTTAAATAATGAAGGAACATCATTTAAGATGCCAAAGATTGGTAAAGGTGCTGTAATGGTAGCTTTGTTAGTTGTTGTTTTGGGTATCGTTGGCGTTTTAATCTATAATTACGGCGGTACGTTGGTCAATCAGATTGGAAAGGTGGATGTGACATCTCTCTTCAAGTCGGATGCTGAGACAGCACCAGAAGACACTGTGAAAGTAGCTCCTACAGAGCAGGCGGATAGTCTCTCAGCTGAGGCTGAGGCTCCTGCTACAGGTAAACTTGCCTTTATGAATAGGATGAAGCCAGCCCTTTATAAGGATCTTGATGGTATCTTTGAGAAGAATTCTGCGGATAAGGCGGCGTTAAATAAGGCCATTAAGACTTACTATCGTGGACTGATTCATGCTAACGATACACTCAACAATGAACAGCGAGCTGAGGTTGATCGCGTATTTGGTGATTATGTAAAGCAGAAGAAGGCTGCATTAAATAAATAA
- a CDS encoding GLPGLI family protein: protein MKKNIILHILIVCTTCLSAQTLDFSQLKGRWDSTKTVQYEPAQYQVVYEYKYAKDAKYPDAKRTATTILRIGQQHNMFIDYGQLTFDSISASIAKGKSQVTSSGPKLLVALKNKGLRELILLNRAAKKEFIQCNTGGIQKYQYEEGIPQLEWELLQGDSTIAGYRCQKAKTRLFGRNYIAWYAPEVELPYGPYKFNGLPGLIFQVQDTENNFIFTLTGLQKVKGYAPIYMHDKSDVIKSSRKAVRQMYKNYCADPVKALTGDGSISVSADVAATVNAKPYNPIELE from the coding sequence ATGAAGAAAAACATCATTCTACATATCCTCATCGTCTGCACAACATGCCTATCTGCTCAGACGCTGGATTTCTCTCAATTAAAAGGGAGATGGGATTCAACCAAAACAGTTCAATATGAACCTGCACAGTATCAAGTGGTTTATGAGTACAAGTATGCAAAAGACGCAAAGTATCCTGATGCAAAACGTACGGCAACCACAATCTTAAGAATAGGACAGCAGCATAATATGTTCATCGACTATGGACAACTCACTTTTGATTCTATTTCCGCATCTATTGCCAAAGGAAAATCTCAAGTAACTTCATCGGGTCCTAAACTTCTCGTAGCATTGAAGAACAAAGGCTTACGAGAACTAATCCTGCTGAATAGAGCGGCTAAAAAAGAGTTTATTCAATGCAATACAGGAGGTATTCAAAAATATCAATACGAGGAAGGTATCCCTCAACTGGAATGGGAACTACTACAAGGGGATAGTACAATTGCTGGATATCGATGTCAGAAAGCCAAGACAAGACTCTTCGGGCGTAATTACATAGCTTGGTATGCACCTGAAGTAGAACTGCCGTATGGTCCCTATAAATTTAACGGACTACCGGGTCTTATCTTTCAAGTACAAGACACTGAGAACAATTTTATCTTCACTTTGACAGGATTACAGAAAGTGAAGGGATATGCTCCTATTTATATGCACGATAAAAGTGACGTGATAAAGAGTTCCCGAAAAGCTGTCAGACAAATGTATAAGAACTATTGTGCTGATCCAGTAAAAGCCTTGACGGGCGACGGAAGTATTAGCGTGTCAGCCGATGTTGCAGCAACAGTTAACGCAAAGCCTTATAACCCAATAGAATTGGAATAA
- a CDS encoding DUF7017 domain-containing protein, which produces MEIRDIFKLRKEGRTEEAYAAILPMYAVHKGHYTTIAMFWVGVDMMKLRYQQRQLEEAYKIFRSLLRLYTTMDDTDLKGQSALMRAALLVFDHHPGFSMLDFITQWGITRLTDEDWTIEQGDGHPIPSIGMRIVGKVFKEVESKPTVEIALKAAPLLAEALKHSPYNMQNQRYKAMIYRIMGKKDKAINIYVHLIKKHRQSYIFHELSELVDDERYKIALLCKAISAQREEKFRQRMRFTLAYLLFSKDKARARYELDKCIAMRKQLGYSITWEMQNLAASLKEVTPVTDADEKSFYREQEVVLKELAM; this is translated from the coding sequence ATGGAGATAAGAGATATCTTTAAGCTTCGTAAGGAAGGACGAACAGAGGAGGCCTATGCAGCTATCTTGCCTATGTATGCTGTCCATAAAGGGCATTACACGACTATTGCAATGTTCTGGGTTGGTGTGGACATGATGAAACTGCGCTATCAGCAACGACAATTGGAGGAAGCTTATAAGATATTCAGGAGTTTGTTGCGACTCTATACTACAATGGACGACACGGATCTCAAGGGACAGAGTGCCTTAATGCGTGCTGCCCTATTGGTCTTCGACCACCATCCAGGATTCTCTATGCTCGACTTTATCACACAATGGGGTATTACCCGGTTGACCGATGAAGATTGGACCATAGAGCAAGGTGACGGACATCCCATCCCTTCTATAGGTATGCGTATTGTAGGAAAAGTGTTTAAGGAGGTGGAGAGTAAGCCTACGGTTGAAATCGCTTTGAAAGCGGCTCCCTTGCTGGCTGAAGCTCTGAAGCATAGTCCTTACAATATGCAGAACCAACGTTACAAAGCGATGATTTATCGAATCATGGGCAAAAAGGATAAGGCCATCAATATTTACGTGCACCTGATAAAGAAGCACCGACAATCCTACATTTTCCATGAACTATCCGAACTCGTTGATGACGAGCGTTATAAGATAGCACTTCTTTGTAAAGCTATCTCCGCACAACGAGAGGAAAAGTTCCGACAACGTATGCGTTTCACTCTTGCTTACTTGTTGTTCAGTAAGGATAAAGCACGTGCACGCTATGAATTAGACAAATGTATTGCCATGCGTAAGCAGTTGGGTTATTCCATTACGTGGGAGATGCAGAACCTCGCAGCAAGTTTAAAGGAGGTTACTCCCGTGACCGATGCAGACGAAAAAAGCTTTTATAGAGAGCAGGAAGTGGTATTAAAAGAACTTGCAATGTAA
- a CDS encoding SusC/RagA family TonB-linked outer membrane protein, with protein sequence MNMKRLFLSTFFMLSALVSFAQQVFTAKGVVVDETGETVIGATVKVIGDSKLITATDTEGNFSLDKVKEGSKLEVSYVGMKTFVGVAKPTMKITLINDNSALDEVVVTAFGEQKRSAFTGSAAIVDSKKIEHKQVNNVMSSLKGEAAGVQIVDNSGEPGSTPSIRVRGFSSISAGQSPLIIVDGAPYDGGWNNLNPADVASVTVLKDASSTALYGARGANGVIMVTTKHAQMGNARISVDMRWGANSRIKRDYETIKDPKLYYETYYKALYNYQLNGLGLTPAQAVAAANEQLISPGSAGGLGYPIFTVPNGEQLIGEDGRMNPHATLGRVIEHDGKQYTILPDDWQGLGFRTGLRKEYNLNLTGGSDKMQYYLSLGYLSNEGVVYNSDFDRITVRAKADYEAKKWLKVGTNINFARSKYHVIPSDDSGLFYQLNAVAPIYPAFIRDGQGNIMTDDNGVMYDYGNGSVIGLRRPILSNINPLQENTLNTNSSQVNMYSLYGYANIMPLEGLKITLNGTVTTNNSRGTETKQPFYGYSHTAYPTGFVSRTSDQTYSYNFQQLINYNHDFGHHHMELLFGHEFYRYRYENLWGNKIGMASYFTNQTLSGAIKMDSTGETDNSEYESEGFFFRGQYDYDQKYFGSLSYRRDASSCFDPDHRWGNFYSFGGAWTITKEKFMKPYHWLNMLKLKASFGQQGNDKIGDFHYIDTYSIVNTNNKVGLVLSEKGNPNITWETNNNFNAGFDFELLNSRLRGSVEYFYKKTTDMLCFVFAPYSAGYKGMYDNIGDMVNQGVEIDLSATVLKTKNISWDVNVNATTYKNKIIKLADPLKADLIVDGHPGYSSGDKLYAEGLPIYNWYIPRYAGVSDKGKSLWYYTDTDGILKTTDVYGNASYYSCGSPHPDVYGGFGTTFNAYGFDFSISFAYSLGGKSYDYGYAGTMDVPSGTLGGTSLHQDVLKAWSADNPNSNIPRWQYDDPSVTSQSDRFLTSGSYLTLQNINLGYTLPKLWVSRIGLENVRLYVAADNVYFWSKRKGFDPRGSFSGSSSTTIYSPTRTVSGGIKLTF encoded by the coding sequence ATGAATATGAAAAGACTTTTTTTATCTACCTTTTTTATGCTGTCGGCGCTTGTTAGCTTTGCTCAGCAAGTATTTACTGCTAAAGGTGTCGTTGTTGATGAAACAGGAGAAACCGTCATTGGTGCAACTGTGAAAGTTATTGGTGATAGCAAGCTGATAACAGCAACTGATACAGAAGGAAACTTCTCTCTTGACAAAGTCAAAGAGGGTTCTAAGTTGGAAGTTTCTTATGTCGGTATGAAGACTTTTGTTGGTGTTGCTAAACCAACAATGAAGATTACTTTGATTAATGACAACTCTGCCTTGGATGAGGTCGTTGTGACAGCCTTCGGTGAACAGAAGCGTTCTGCGTTTACGGGTTCTGCTGCTATTGTTGATTCTAAGAAGATTGAGCATAAGCAAGTCAATAACGTAATGAGTAGTTTGAAAGGTGAGGCCGCTGGTGTGCAGATTGTTGACAACAGTGGAGAGCCTGGCTCAACACCATCTATCCGTGTACGTGGATTTAGTAGTATTAGTGCCGGACAAAGTCCATTGATTATTGTGGATGGTGCACCTTACGACGGTGGATGGAATAACCTTAATCCTGCCGATGTTGCCTCTGTGACAGTATTGAAAGATGCATCTTCAACTGCACTTTACGGAGCACGAGGAGCCAATGGTGTTATTATGGTGACGACAAAACATGCACAAATGGGCAATGCACGTATCTCTGTTGATATGAGATGGGGTGCTAATAGTCGTATTAAGCGCGATTATGAAACAATCAAGGACCCTAAACTCTATTATGAAACCTACTACAAAGCACTTTACAACTATCAGTTGAATGGTCTTGGTCTTACTCCTGCACAAGCTGTTGCTGCAGCCAACGAACAACTCATCTCTCCAGGTTCAGCAGGTGGATTGGGTTATCCAATATTTACAGTTCCAAATGGAGAACAGCTGATTGGCGAAGATGGTCGCATGAATCCACATGCTACATTGGGACGTGTCATAGAACATGATGGTAAACAATATACTATTTTACCAGACGATTGGCAGGGTCTTGGCTTCCGTACCGGATTGCGTAAAGAGTACAACCTTAACCTCACTGGTGGTAGTGATAAGATGCAATATTATCTTTCTTTGGGTTATCTGAGTAATGAGGGTGTTGTTTATAACTCTGACTTTGATCGTATCACCGTACGTGCCAAAGCTGATTATGAGGCAAAGAAATGGTTGAAGGTGGGTACGAATATCAACTTTGCTCGTTCAAAATACCATGTTATTCCATCGGATGATAGTGGTCTTTTCTATCAGCTCAATGCCGTGGCACCAATATATCCAGCCTTTATCCGTGATGGTCAAGGCAACATTATGACGGACGATAATGGAGTGATGTACGATTATGGTAATGGTTCTGTTATTGGACTAAGACGACCTATCCTTTCAAACATCAACCCTCTGCAAGAGAATACATTGAATACAAATAGCTCTCAGGTTAATATGTATTCGCTCTATGGTTATGCGAATATTATGCCACTTGAAGGACTGAAGATTACGCTTAATGGAACTGTTACAACCAACAACTCACGTGGAACGGAAACCAAACAACCTTTCTATGGATATAGTCATACGGCTTACCCAACGGGTTTCGTGTCACGTACAAGCGATCAGACCTACTCTTATAACTTCCAACAACTCATTAATTACAACCATGACTTCGGCCATCATCACATGGAATTGCTCTTTGGTCATGAGTTCTATCGTTATCGTTATGAAAACCTGTGGGGAAATAAGATTGGTATGGCATCCTACTTCACCAATCAGACGCTGTCTGGTGCTATAAAGATGGACAGCACTGGCGAGACTGATAATAGCGAATATGAATCTGAAGGCTTCTTTTTCCGTGGTCAGTATGACTATGACCAGAAGTATTTTGGTAGTCTTTCTTATCGTCGTGACGCTTCTAGTTGCTTCGATCCAGACCATCGTTGGGGTAACTTCTATTCTTTCGGAGGTGCATGGACTATCACGAAGGAGAAGTTCATGAAGCCTTACCATTGGTTGAATATGTTGAAACTGAAGGCTTCTTTCGGTCAGCAAGGAAACGACAAGATTGGTGATTTCCACTATATTGATACCTATAGCATCGTGAATACGAATAACAAGGTGGGCTTGGTATTGTCTGAAAAGGGTAACCCTAACATTACTTGGGAGACCAACAATAACTTCAATGCAGGTTTCGACTTTGAATTGTTAAATAGCCGTCTGCGTGGTAGTGTTGAATACTTCTATAAGAAGACAACTGATATGCTATGCTTCGTCTTCGCACCTTACTCTGCAGGTTACAAGGGAATGTACGATAATATCGGTGATATGGTGAACCAAGGTGTCGAGATCGACCTCTCTGCGACTGTCCTAAAAACGAAGAATATATCATGGGATGTCAATGTTAACGCAACTACTTATAAGAATAAAATCATCAAACTGGCAGATCCGCTCAAAGCTGACCTCATAGTTGACGGACACCCTGGGTATAGTAGCGGCGATAAACTCTATGCGGAGGGACTTCCTATTTACAATTGGTATATACCTCGTTATGCCGGTGTATCAGATAAAGGAAAATCATTATGGTACTATACAGATACGGATGGAATACTGAAGACAACTGATGTCTATGGTAATGCATCTTACTATTCATGTGGTAGTCCACATCCAGATGTCTATGGTGGTTTTGGAACAACGTTCAATGCATATGGTTTCGATTTCTCTATCTCCTTTGCTTACTCACTTGGAGGAAAGTCATACGACTATGGTTATGCTGGGACAATGGATGTGCCTTCAGGAACTTTAGGAGGAACTTCACTCCATCAAGACGTTCTGAAAGCATGGTCAGCAGACAATCCAAACAGCAATATCCCACGTTGGCAATATGATGACCCAAGTGTCACCTCTCAATCTGACCGTTTCCTTACCAGTGGTAGCTATCTGACCTTACAGAATATCAACCTCGGTTATACCCTTCCTAAGCTCTGGGTAAGCAGAATAGGGTTGGAAAATGTACGCCTCTATGTAGCTGCTGACAACGTTTACTTCTGGAGTAAGCGTAAGGGCTTCGATCCGCGTGGTTCTTTCTCAGGTAGTAGTAGCACTACTATTTACAGCCCAACGAGAACAGTCTCTGGTGGTATTAAATTAACATTCTAA
- a CDS encoding THUMP-like domain-containing protein gives MKQKNDISHSELPLPRYVRDVLSKHNISLPSPIGEGAGVRLLALQSHRYPDIDMPFLLNQIAGWQIARTKLPSWAANEDIIYPPHLSMEQCSSEPTAEYKARLVTRLVGTGTSASSCLCDLTGGFGVDFSFMAQGFKRAIYVEQQENLCALARHNFHALGLSQAEVVNGDGTAYLRQLNQVSVLFLDPARRNEQGGKTILISDCTPDVLALEDELLIKADTVVIKLSPMLDWHRAVDELNGLGNVVREVHIVSVRNECKELLLVLQKSVCATGDKTTDEKALQVFCVNDDSMVSYSLNETLNISQRIGSTLPTSGQYLYEPNASLMKAGCFALLTARYPISALSLNSHLFVSDEAIESLPGRWFEITAVSSFNKKDLRRTLSWIDKANLAVRNFPMSVADLRKRLKIKEGGDVYLFATTDAENNHLLIVCKKTTSSPY, from the coding sequence ATGAAGCAAAAAAACGATATAAGTCATTCGGAACTACCACTGCCAAGATATGTGCGGGACGTCCTAAGCAAACATAACATTTCACTCCCCTCTCCAATCGGAGAGGGGGCGGGGGTGAGGCTTCTTGCCCTCCAATCCCACCGCTATCCGGATATTGACATGCCTTTCTTGCTCAATCAAATCGCTGGATGGCAGATAGCACGCACGAAACTGCCATCGTGGGCGGCAAACGAGGATATCATCTATCCACCTCATCTATCGATGGAGCAGTGCTCAAGTGAGCCGACAGCGGAATACAAGGCACGACTTGTTACACGCCTCGTTGGAACAGGGACATCGGCTTCTTCTTGTCTTTGCGACCTCACGGGTGGCTTTGGCGTTGATTTCTCCTTTATGGCGCAGGGTTTCAAACGTGCAATCTATGTAGAACAGCAAGAGAACTTATGTGCGTTAGCACGTCATAACTTCCATGCCTTAGGCTTATCACAAGCTGAAGTGGTTAATGGTGATGGTACGGCTTATCTCCGTCAACTCAACCAAGTGTCAGTTCTTTTCCTCGATCCTGCGCGTCGTAACGAGCAAGGAGGTAAGACGATACTGATAAGTGATTGTACACCTGACGTCTTGGCTTTGGAAGATGAACTCTTAATAAAGGCTGACACGGTGGTTATTAAACTCTCACCAATGCTTGATTGGCATCGTGCTGTTGACGAACTCAATGGTTTGGGCAATGTGGTCCGTGAGGTACATATCGTTTCTGTACGCAATGAATGTAAGGAGTTACTGCTTGTTTTGCAGAAGTCAGTTTGTGCGACAGGGGATAAAACAACTGACGAAAAAGCCTTACAAGTGTTTTGCGTGAATGATGATAGTATGGTTTCTTATTCTCTGAATGAGACTTTAAACATATCACAGCGCATCGGCTCAACTCTTCCTACGAGCGGTCAGTACCTCTATGAGCCTAATGCTTCATTGATGAAGGCGGGTTGCTTCGCACTGCTCACAGCGCGTTATCCTATATCAGCCTTAAGTCTGAATTCTCATCTTTTTGTCTCTGATGAGGCTATTGAAAGTCTTCCAGGTCGATGGTTTGAAATAACAGCCGTTTCATCATTTAATAAGAAGGATCTACGACGCACCCTTTCATGGATAGACAAGGCCAATCTTGCTGTACGCAACTTCCCGATGAGTGTTGCCGATTTGCGTAAACGATTGAAGATAAAGGAAGGAGGAGATGTTTACCTCTTTGCAACGACAGATGCAGAAAACAATCATCTTCTCATCGTTTGTAAGAAAACAACGTCATCACCTTATTGA
- a CDS encoding RagB/SusD family nutrient uptake outer membrane protein, translating to MKHLISIRNILLAIIATSFGLVSCMDSIAPTDVLTSDQVKQIPSSQEGLINGIISYMITFDSWGSGNPLNDWGYPCQMYYREVLGDDFPVYSSNYSYWTAVESGVGMRTKAYYTYRFYYDFIATCNNMTSVVDPANASTTSKNYLGIALAYRAMAYLDIARLFEFKKTGIASLDDKATKDGIWGLTVPIVTEKTTKEMQRHNPRAPFYKMYRFILTDLNHAEDYLADYARADKTLPNLSVVYGLKARLWLEMASRFDQSSSDLNAAIAAEDSASIEYDKLGITTARECYEKARTYARKAINGYSPITEAQWHNTQDGFNKENQAWMWKLGYTTREQISYLYFTFTSCMTSETNWGLAGTYGATRMIGSALYNKMPEGDWRHYSWIDPNAAGTHEGYEKYDSLTIGNKKEKLTLFDEEAWKQLPAYANIKFRPAKGNISDPYEGQFISLPLMRMEEMKFIDFEATAHLDGVAAGVTALKDFINTYRYTDNSYDAANASTMEEFMKELMVQKRIEFWGEGINYFDYKRLGLQIRRKDNTNYEAFARINSKEGYVCPWMNFFILEYETHNNVACKPNPDTSGSLTVTNQ from the coding sequence ATGAAACACTTAATATCAATTCGCAACATATTGTTAGCAATCATTGCAACAAGCTTCGGCCTCGTGTCATGTATGGACAGCATAGCGCCAACAGATGTTTTGACTTCTGATCAAGTTAAGCAGATACCATCCTCTCAAGAAGGATTGATCAATGGTATTATCTCTTATATGATTACCTTTGACTCTTGGGGTTCTGGTAATCCACTTAACGACTGGGGTTATCCTTGTCAGATGTACTACAGAGAGGTGTTAGGTGATGACTTCCCTGTTTATAGTAGTAATTATAGTTATTGGACCGCAGTTGAGAGTGGTGTCGGCATGCGCACCAAAGCCTATTATACCTATCGTTTCTACTATGATTTCATTGCTACTTGTAACAATATGACAAGTGTGGTAGATCCTGCTAATGCTTCTACTACCTCTAAAAACTATTTAGGTATAGCCTTAGCTTATCGAGCTATGGCCTATCTTGACATAGCTCGTTTGTTCGAATTTAAGAAGACAGGCATAGCTAGTTTGGATGATAAAGCGACAAAAGATGGCATTTGGGGCCTGACAGTTCCTATCGTTACTGAGAAGACTACGAAGGAGATGCAACGTCACAACCCACGTGCTCCGTTCTATAAAATGTATCGTTTCATCCTCACTGATCTTAACCATGCTGAGGATTATCTCGCTGATTATGCCCGTGCTGACAAGACCTTGCCAAATCTTAGTGTTGTTTATGGACTCAAGGCTCGTTTATGGCTCGAAATGGCAAGCCGCTTCGACCAGAGTAGTAGTGACCTTAATGCAGCCATTGCTGCAGAAGATTCTGCAAGCATTGAGTATGACAAGTTAGGAATTACAACAGCGCGTGAGTGCTATGAAAAGGCACGTACCTATGCTCGCAAGGCTATCAATGGTTATAGCCCTATCACTGAAGCACAATGGCATAACACACAAGACGGATTTAATAAGGAAAACCAAGCATGGATGTGGAAACTGGGTTATACCACCCGTGAGCAAATCAGCTATCTTTATTTCACCTTCACCAGTTGTATGACATCAGAAACGAATTGGGGTCTTGCTGGTACGTATGGTGCTACACGTATGATTGGTAGTGCGCTATATAACAAGATGCCGGAAGGTGACTGGCGTCATTACTCTTGGATTGACCCTAATGCTGCGGGTACGCATGAGGGATATGAGAAATATGACTCACTCACTATTGGTAATAAGAAAGAAAAATTGACGCTTTTTGATGAGGAGGCTTGGAAGCAGTTGCCAGCTTATGCTAATATCAAATTCCGTCCTGCAAAGGGTAATATCTCTGATCCTTATGAAGGACAATTCATCAGCCTTCCATTGATGCGTATGGAGGAAATGAAGTTTATTGATTTTGAGGCAACAGCTCACCTTGATGGTGTTGCAGCTGGTGTTACGGCACTGAAGGACTTTATTAACACTTATCGTTATACTGATAACTCCTATGATGCTGCTAATGCTAGCACGATGGAGGAGTTTATGAAAGAATTGATGGTACAGAAACGAATAGAGTTCTGGGGTGAAGGCATTAACTACTTCGATTATAAGCGACTCGGATTACAGATTCGAAGAAAGGACAATACCAACTATGAAGCTTTTGCTCGCATCAATTCCAAAGAAGGATATGTCTGTCCATGGATGAACTTCTTTATTCTTGAATACGAGACACATAATAATGTGGCATGTAAACCAAACCCTGATACATCTGGAAGTTTGACGGTCACAAATCAGTAA
- a CDS encoding M15 family metallopeptidase: MKQIFLMLFAGLLCASSGQAQTTVARWQAAARSMEQQGLVNLKQVVPSIKVALMYARADNFCNRVLYHDLRDAYVLPVCAEALRKAQAELKRRRPDLSLCIFDATRPMSVQQTMWDAVKDTPKYFYVSNPTHGGGMHNYGMAVDISICKASWNEATWRDGATRCIIDTIPMGVKVDHMGIASHIDKESELVSRHLISREALANRRLLREVMRAAGFMPLRTEWWHFNLCTRAWAKKKLKVVR; the protein is encoded by the coding sequence ATGAAACAAATCTTTTTAATGCTCTTTGCAGGTTTGTTATGTGCTAGTAGTGGACAAGCACAGACGACAGTGGCTCGTTGGCAGGCTGCTGCTCGGTCAATGGAACAGCAAGGACTGGTGAATCTTAAGCAAGTGGTTCCTTCAATCAAGGTGGCTTTGATGTATGCTCGCGCGGATAACTTCTGCAATCGTGTACTCTATCATGACTTACGTGATGCCTATGTATTGCCTGTTTGTGCTGAGGCCTTACGTAAGGCGCAGGCGGAGTTGAAGCGTCGTCGTCCCGACTTGAGTCTTTGCATCTTTGATGCTACACGACCGATGAGTGTGCAGCAAACGATGTGGGACGCTGTAAAAGATACGCCAAAGTACTTCTATGTTTCCAATCCTACCCACGGAGGTGGTATGCACAACTATGGAATGGCGGTAGATATCAGTATCTGCAAGGCATCATGGAATGAAGCTACATGGCGCGATGGCGCAACACGTTGTATTATTGATACGATCCCAATGGGTGTGAAGGTTGATCACATGGGAATAGCCAGTCATATTGATAAGGAGTCAGAACTCGTCTCCCGTCATCTTATCTCTCGTGAGGCATTAGCCAACCGCCGACTACTTCGTGAGGTGATGCGTGCCGCAGGATTCATGCCTTTACGTACGGAGTGGTGGCATTTCAACCTTTGTACGCGTGCTTGGGCAAAGAAGAAATTGAAGGTGGTAAGGTGA